Proteins from one Geomonas agri genomic window:
- the trxA gene encoding thioredoxin has product MASENVHTFTDDNFEKEVLQSDIPVLVDFWATWCAPCKAIAPLIDTVASEYEGRVKVGKVNVDDNPGTPSKYGVRGIPTVILIKDGKVLDQVVGAIPKAQLEALINKAL; this is encoded by the coding sequence ATGGCCAGCGAAAACGTACATACCTTTACCGATGACAACTTTGAGAAGGAAGTCCTGCAGTCCGACATCCCGGTGCTGGTAGACTTCTGGGCCACCTGGTGCGCCCCCTGCAAAGCTATCGCCCCCCTCATCGATACCGTGGCGTCCGAGTACGAAGGGCGCGTTAAAGTAGGCAAAGTCAACGTCGACGACAACCCGGGGACTCCCAGCAAGTACGGCGTGCGCGGCATCCCGACCGTTATCCTGATCAAGGACGGCAAAGTGCTTGACCAGGTGGTCGGCGCAATCCCCAAAGCCCAGCTGGAGGCCCTGATCAATAAGGCTCTCTAA
- a CDS encoding precorrin-2 dehydrogenase/sirohydrochlorin ferrochelatase family protein: MHHYPINLNLKDRLAVVVGGGKVAARKTARLVGAGARVTVVAPMVEESVAALTAQGCIVHLCRDYQPGDLAGATLVFAATSDPAVNREVAREARELNVLVDCVDLPEDGDFVTPAVLEQGDLLITVSTGGASPSLSKRIVDRLKPQFGPEYGEAVALLSTVREKLLTEKAGNAYNDTVFAELAALDLPVLIKNGQRDAIDQILQKLSAAGAAPGSVGAGKEDPS; encoded by the coding sequence GTGCACCACTATCCCATTAACCTGAACCTGAAAGACCGCCTTGCTGTTGTGGTGGGCGGAGGCAAGGTGGCGGCCCGCAAAACGGCGCGACTGGTCGGTGCGGGGGCGCGCGTTACCGTGGTCGCCCCCATGGTCGAGGAATCAGTTGCCGCTCTCACAGCGCAGGGGTGCATCGTGCACCTGTGCCGCGACTACCAGCCCGGCGATCTTGCCGGCGCGACCCTCGTCTTTGCAGCCACCAGCGACCCCGCCGTCAATCGGGAGGTGGCCCGGGAGGCCCGAGAACTCAATGTGCTGGTGGATTGTGTTGATCTACCAGAGGACGGTGACTTTGTGACGCCGGCCGTTCTCGAACAGGGAGACCTGCTGATCACGGTCTCGACCGGTGGAGCCAGTCCTTCTCTGTCAAAAAGGATCGTGGATCGGCTCAAGCCCCAGTTCGGTCCTGAATATGGGGAGGCTGTAGCGCTTTTAAGTACCGTCCGTGAAAAGCTATTGACTGAAAAGGCTGGGAACGCATACAATGACACGGTTTTTGCCGAGCTTGCCGCGCTGGACCTCCCCGTGCTAATCAAAAACGGGCAGAGAGATGCCATAGACCAGATACTCCAGAAGCTCTCCGCTGCCGGGGCCGCACCGGGCTCGGTAGGGGCAGGAAAAGAGGACCCTTCATGA
- the ccsB gene encoding c-type cytochrome biogenesis protein CcsB, translating into MNALLFNSTLVIYAVVTAVYLIYLLKPKESLGKTGLWLTLAGFLVHCGFTLNRFLEAGHTPITNLHESLSFFSLSVVGIFLLLERRYKISILGSFMMPLALLIMAISASFSTVIPPLNPALKSKWLAVHTIMAFLGYAAFAISFGVSIMYLIQSHFLKTRKLGAMFQKLPSLDILDDISYRCLTFGFPLLTFAIISGAIWAETAWGTYWSWDPKETWSLITWFIYAALLHGRLTTGWRGRKAAMLSIFGFVIMLFTFLGVNLLLPGLHSYK; encoded by the coding sequence ATGAACGCCTTGCTCTTCAACAGCACCCTGGTCATCTACGCGGTCGTCACCGCCGTCTACCTGATCTACTTGCTCAAGCCAAAGGAATCCCTGGGTAAAACCGGGCTATGGCTCACGCTGGCCGGCTTCCTCGTTCATTGCGGCTTCACCCTGAACCGCTTCCTCGAGGCGGGGCACACCCCGATCACCAACCTGCACGAATCGCTTTCCTTCTTCAGCCTCTCCGTGGTCGGGATCTTCCTGCTGCTGGAAAGGCGCTACAAGATCAGCATCCTCGGCTCTTTCATGATGCCGCTGGCGCTGTTGATCATGGCCATCTCGGCCTCCTTCTCGACGGTGATTCCGCCCCTGAACCCGGCTCTCAAGAGCAAGTGGCTCGCGGTGCACACCATCATGGCTTTCCTCGGCTACGCCGCCTTCGCCATTTCCTTCGGCGTCAGCATCATGTACCTGATCCAGTCGCACTTCCTGAAGACGCGCAAGCTGGGCGCCATGTTCCAGAAGCTCCCCTCGCTGGACATCCTGGACGACATCAGCTACCGCTGCCTCACCTTCGGTTTCCCGCTACTCACCTTCGCCATCATCTCCGGGGCCATCTGGGCCGAGACCGCGTGGGGGACCTACTGGAGCTGGGATCCCAAGGAAACCTGGTCGCTGATCACCTGGTTCATCTATGCCGCCTTGCTGCACGGCAGGCTCACCACCGGCTGGCGCGGCAGGAAGGCCGCAATGCTCTCCATCTTCGGCTTCGTCATCATGCTCTTCACCTTCCTCGGCGTTAACCTGTTGTTGCCGGGACTGCACAGCTATAAGTAA
- a CDS encoding lipoate--protein ligase family protein: MCKWRLIDTGPLDGPRNMALDEALLNCFQKDPTRPVLRLYGWNPPTLSVGRYQDAAAALKLDLCREEGVPVVRRMTGGGIIYHAAEVTYSVVCAPEHLGDRTGVKDGFRKLCGFLLGTYQRLGLDARFAVDCNPGEERLGERTSYCFAGKEEFDVIINDRKIGGNAQRRLSGAILQHGSIPLENRVQQGMRYLKEPAPGATRSVSLADLGHMPEPDELKRLLVESFQERMGVELVSESPTDQEMVTTGKLEEHKYLCPSWTFEGRS; this comes from the coding sequence ATGTGTAAGTGGCGTTTGATAGACACCGGTCCGCTCGATGGTCCCCGCAACATGGCGCTGGACGAGGCGCTGCTCAACTGTTTCCAGAAGGATCCCACCCGGCCGGTTCTGCGCCTGTACGGGTGGAATCCTCCCACCCTTTCCGTAGGACGCTACCAGGATGCGGCGGCCGCACTGAAGCTCGATCTCTGTCGCGAAGAGGGCGTGCCGGTGGTGCGCCGCATGACTGGCGGCGGCATCATCTACCACGCCGCTGAGGTGACCTACAGCGTGGTCTGCGCTCCGGAACACCTGGGCGATCGCACCGGGGTAAAGGACGGCTTCCGCAAACTGTGCGGATTCCTTCTCGGTACCTACCAGCGCCTGGGCCTCGACGCACGCTTCGCCGTCGACTGCAACCCCGGCGAGGAGCGTCTCGGCGAGCGGACCTCGTACTGCTTCGCCGGCAAAGAAGAATTCGATGTGATCATCAACGACCGCAAGATTGGTGGCAACGCGCAGCGCCGCCTCTCCGGCGCCATCCTGCAGCACGGGTCGATCCCGCTGGAGAACCGGGTGCAGCAGGGAATGCGTTACCTGAAGGAACCTGCGCCTGGTGCGACGCGCTCGGTAAGTCTTGCGGACCTGGGGCACATGCCGGAGCCGGATGAGCTGAAACGGCTTCTGGTCGAGTCGTTTCAGGAGCGGATGGGCGTCGAGTTGGTGTCCGAATCGCCGACGGACCAGGAGATGGTGACGACGGGGAAGCTTGAGGAGCATAAGTACCTCTGCCCGAGTTGGACCTTTGAGGGACGGAGCTAA
- the lipA gene encoding lipoyl synthase encodes MEVLRKPEWLQKKVNPAAHAEMEGLLKELNLNTVCQQARCPNITECFRQRQATFLILGRACTRLCSFCSVAKEVPQPPEQGEPVAVAEAVCRLKLSHVVITSPTRDDLTDGGAGQYAETVAAIRSASPATKIELLIPDFQGDLEALKTVLASEPDILGHNLETVPRLYAIRSGADYQRSLRLLADAHRLAPELKTKSGLMLGLGEEEEELLAAFKDLVAAGCSYLSLGQYLAPSRQHYPVQQFIEPERFDRLKQQALAAGLLHVESAPYVRSSYMADRYSDMA; translated from the coding sequence ATGGAAGTTTTACGCAAGCCGGAATGGCTGCAAAAGAAGGTAAACCCGGCCGCGCACGCGGAGATGGAAGGGCTGTTGAAAGAGCTCAACCTGAACACCGTCTGCCAGCAGGCCCGTTGCCCCAACATCACCGAGTGTTTTCGGCAAAGGCAGGCGACCTTCCTGATCCTTGGACGCGCCTGCACGCGGCTGTGCTCATTCTGTTCCGTTGCCAAGGAGGTGCCGCAGCCCCCTGAGCAGGGCGAACCGGTCGCGGTGGCCGAGGCTGTCTGCCGTTTGAAGCTCTCGCACGTGGTGATCACGAGCCCCACCCGTGATGACCTAACCGACGGCGGCGCAGGGCAGTACGCAGAGACTGTCGCCGCCATTCGCAGTGCCTCTCCTGCAACGAAGATTGAACTGCTGATCCCGGATTTCCAGGGGGACCTTGAGGCGCTCAAGACGGTGCTGGCGAGCGAGCCGGACATCCTGGGGCACAACCTGGAGACGGTGCCGAGGCTCTATGCCATTAGGTCCGGTGCCGATTACCAACGGTCTTTGCGGCTACTGGCCGACGCGCATCGGCTGGCACCGGAGTTAAAGACGAAATCGGGATTGATGCTCGGGCTGGGTGAGGAGGAGGAGGAACTTCTCGCGGCATTCAAGGATTTGGTTGCAGCGGGGTGCAGCTACCTGAGTCTGGGCCAATACCTCGCTCCCAGCCGTCAGCACTATCCGGTGCAGCAGTTTATCGAGCCGGAGCGCTTTGACAGGTTGAAGCAACAGGCCCTAGCCGCCGGCCTCCTCCACGTCGAGAGCGCCCCATACGTGCGCAGCTCATATATGGCTGACCGATATAGTGATATGGCCTGA
- a CDS encoding NAD(P)-dependent alcohol dehydrogenase: MYKAKAYSAASATAPLASTTIQRREPTDRDVQIEILFCGICHSDLHTVRDEWNSVMPTIYPCVPGHEIVGRVTKVGSAVTKFKPGDLAGVGCLVDSDHSCPSCEANLEQFCTNATFTYNSPDKHLGGVTYGGYSDSIVVDEHFVLRVPTNLDLAGVAPLLCAGITTYSPIHRWGDIKGKKVGIVGLGGLGHMGVKFAKAFGAHVVVFTTSPGKKEDALRLGADEVIISKDAEQMKQHAGTFNFILDTIAADHDLNAYIHMLGLEGNITLVGAPDKPLALSSFALLFGRRSVSGSLIGGLAETQEMLDFCGKHNITSDVEVIPIQRVNEAYERLVKSDVKYRFSIDMASLKAE, translated from the coding sequence ATGTATAAAGCGAAAGCATATTCCGCCGCCAGCGCGACCGCACCGCTGGCATCGACCACCATCCAGCGCCGCGAGCCGACCGACCGTGACGTCCAGATCGAAATTCTATTCTGCGGCATCTGCCACTCCGATCTGCACACCGTGCGCGATGAGTGGAACAGCGTGATGCCGACTATCTACCCATGCGTGCCCGGACACGAGATCGTGGGACGGGTCACCAAGGTCGGCTCGGCGGTAACCAAGTTCAAGCCGGGCGACTTGGCCGGTGTCGGCTGCCTGGTCGATTCCGACCACAGCTGCCCCAGCTGCGAAGCCAACCTGGAGCAGTTCTGCACCAATGCGACCTTCACCTATAACTCGCCCGACAAGCACCTGGGCGGCGTCACCTACGGCGGCTACTCGGACAGCATCGTGGTCGACGAGCACTTCGTGTTGCGCGTGCCCACCAACCTTGACCTGGCCGGGGTCGCACCGCTGCTTTGCGCCGGGATCACCACCTACTCCCCCATCCACCGCTGGGGCGACATCAAGGGTAAAAAGGTCGGCATCGTCGGCCTGGGTGGCCTCGGACACATGGGGGTCAAGTTCGCCAAGGCGTTTGGCGCCCACGTCGTGGTCTTCACCACCTCGCCCGGCAAGAAAGAAGATGCCCTGCGCCTGGGCGCCGACGAGGTCATCATCTCCAAGGACGCCGAGCAGATGAAGCAACATGCCGGCACTTTCAACTTCATCCTCGACACCATTGCCGCTGATCACGACCTCAACGCGTACATCCACATGCTGGGGCTGGAAGGAAACATCACCCTGGTCGGCGCGCCGGACAAGCCGCTCGCCCTCTCCTCCTTCGCGCTTCTCTTCGGCAGGCGCAGCGTTTCCGGCTCGCTCATCGGTGGCCTCGCCGAAACGCAGGAGATGCTCGACTTCTGCGGCAAACACAACATCACCTCCGACGTGGAAGTGATCCCGATCCAGAGAGTGAACGAGGCGTACGAAAGACTGGTCAAGTCGGACGTGAAGTACCGCTTCTCCATCGACATGGCATCACTGAAGGCTGAATAA
- the gcvPA gene encoding aminomethyl-transferring glycine dehydrogenase subunit GcvPA, with amino-acid sequence MGYCPNTPDDIRDMLAVIGAASVEELFAPIPAELRAKSFDLPPGMSELELMRLMREKAASCGADITPFIGGGIYDHFIPAAIDHLASRAEFYTAYTPYQPECAQGTLQALYEYQTTICRLTGMEASNASLYDGGTAVAEAALMSLRITDRHKVILDGSVNPLHREIVTGYLHGLSAEAVDVAPDGCASDLARLMASIDDETAAVVVQSPNFFGSVQDFRELAQKAHDHEALLIVSCYPIAMGLVASPGEMGADIAVGEGQSLGNHVSFGGPYFGFIATRKRFIRNLPGRIVGETIDHQGRRGFVLTLQAREQHIKRHKATSNICSNQSLCALRGLIFCTSLGRKGFEDLAQLNYDKAQYAKSVLGAVRGVNLLNRGATFNEFTLALPKDAGEVVQRLLDKGVAAGVPLGQYYPDMEQALVVTVTEKRTKDEIDRLAGLFEEVLWS; translated from the coding sequence GCGCCAAATCCTTCGACCTCCCGCCCGGCATGTCCGAGCTTGAGCTCATGCGGTTGATGAGGGAGAAGGCTGCCTCCTGCGGCGCCGATATCACCCCCTTCATCGGCGGTGGCATTTATGACCACTTCATTCCTGCCGCCATCGATCACCTCGCCTCCCGCGCCGAGTTCTACACAGCCTATACACCGTACCAGCCCGAGTGCGCGCAGGGGACGCTCCAGGCGCTCTACGAGTACCAGACCACCATCTGCCGGCTGACCGGAATGGAAGCGTCCAACGCCTCGCTCTACGACGGCGGCACCGCCGTGGCCGAGGCGGCGCTCATGTCGCTGCGCATCACCGACCGGCACAAGGTGATCCTGGACGGCTCCGTCAACCCGCTGCACCGGGAGATCGTTACCGGCTACCTGCACGGCCTCTCCGCCGAAGCCGTGGACGTGGCTCCGGATGGCTGCGCCTCCGACCTCGCCCGCCTCATGGCCTCCATCGACGACGAGACCGCCGCGGTGGTCGTACAGAGCCCGAACTTCTTCGGCTCAGTACAGGACTTCCGGGAGCTGGCGCAGAAGGCGCACGACCACGAGGCGCTTCTGATCGTCTCCTGCTACCCCATCGCCATGGGGCTGGTCGCCAGCCCCGGCGAGATGGGAGCGGACATCGCGGTGGGGGAGGGGCAGAGCCTCGGCAATCACGTATCGTTCGGGGGGCCCTACTTCGGCTTCATCGCCACCCGCAAGCGCTTCATCAGAAACCTCCCGGGGCGCATCGTCGGCGAGACCATCGACCACCAGGGGCGGCGCGGCTTCGTGCTCACCCTGCAGGCACGCGAGCAGCACATCAAGCGACACAAGGCTACCTCCAATATCTGCAGCAACCAGAGCCTGTGTGCCCTGCGCGGCCTCATCTTCTGCACCTCCCTGGGGAGGAAGGGATTCGAGGACCTCGCCCAGTTGAACTACGACAAGGCCCAGTACGCGAAATCGGTGCTCGGCGCGGTGCGGGGAGTGAATCTCCTTAACCGCGGTGCCACCTTCAACGAGTTCACCTTGGCCCTTCCCAAGGATGCGGGCGAAGTGGTACAACGGCTGCTCGACAAGGGAGTAGCGGCGGGAGTGCCACTGGGTCAGTACTATCCGGACATGGAGCAGGCGCTGGTGGTGACCGTGACCGAAAAGCGGACCAAGGACGAGATCGACCGCCTGGCGGGGCTGTTTGAGGAGGTGTTATGGAGCTGA
- the gcvPB gene encoding aminomethyl-transferring glycine dehydrogenase subunit GcvPB, producing the protein MELIFEKSVSGRTGVRVPLSDVPKAASLPDAVRRGEPVRLPEVGELDLVRHYTNLSRRNFSVDTNFYPLGSCTMKYNTKVTENAGGLFASCHPMLALLPGGDKLVQGPLAIVYELERQLAEITGMEEVTTQPLAGAHGEMTGIMVIAAYHKARGDQKRKYVIVPDSSHGTNPASAAMAGYEIVTVPTAPYGDMDLDLFRQAMNDEVAAVMLTCPNTLGLFNPHIAEICAIAHEGGALTYYDGANLNAILGKVRPGDVGFDVIHVNLHKTFGTPHGGGGPGSGPIGVRGDLVRFLPTPRVVRREDGSYAVEDHPEGIGRVSDFFGNFAIMARAYAYITLLGREGLIEVSEQAVLNANYMMARLKEEYDLPFDQTCMHECVFSASRQVQNGVHAIDVAKYLIDRGFHPPTVYFPLNVKEAIMIEPTETESKQTMDAFIEVMLEAARMAKDDPERLHEAPVTTPVGRLDETRAARMQQVCCE; encoded by the coding sequence ATGGAGCTGATCTTTGAGAAATCCGTCTCCGGACGCACCGGCGTCAGGGTCCCCTTGAGCGACGTTCCCAAGGCCGCATCTCTTCCCGACGCGGTGAGACGCGGTGAACCGGTGCGACTGCCCGAGGTAGGCGAACTGGACCTGGTGCGGCACTACACCAACCTTTCCCGCAGGAACTTTTCGGTTGATACCAACTTCTATCCGCTTGGTTCCTGCACCATGAAGTACAACACCAAGGTGACCGAGAATGCCGGCGGGCTGTTCGCTTCCTGCCACCCGATGCTGGCGCTGCTTCCCGGCGGCGACAAGCTGGTGCAGGGGCCGCTGGCCATCGTCTATGAGCTGGAACGCCAGTTGGCCGAAATCACCGGCATGGAAGAGGTGACCACCCAGCCGCTGGCCGGCGCCCACGGCGAGATGACCGGCATCATGGTGATCGCCGCCTATCACAAAGCGCGCGGTGACCAGAAGCGGAAGTACGTCATCGTTCCCGACTCCTCGCACGGCACCAACCCGGCCAGTGCCGCCATGGCCGGCTACGAAATCGTCACCGTTCCGACCGCCCCCTATGGCGACATGGACCTCGACCTGTTCCGGCAGGCGATGAACGACGAGGTGGCGGCGGTGATGCTGACCTGCCCCAACACGCTGGGGCTGTTCAACCCACACATAGCCGAGATCTGCGCCATCGCCCACGAAGGGGGCGCGCTCACCTACTACGACGGCGCCAACCTGAACGCGATCCTCGGCAAGGTGCGACCTGGCGACGTCGGCTTCGACGTCATCCACGTCAATCTGCACAAGACCTTCGGTACTCCGCACGGCGGAGGCGGTCCCGGCAGCGGCCCCATCGGCGTGAGGGGGGACCTGGTCCGCTTCCTCCCCACCCCGCGCGTGGTGCGCAGGGAGGACGGCAGCTATGCCGTGGAAGACCATCCTGAAGGGATCGGGCGGGTTTCCGACTTCTTCGGCAACTTCGCCATCATGGCGCGGGCGTATGCCTACATCACGCTCTTGGGGCGCGAGGGGCTGATCGAGGTGAGCGAACAGGCGGTGCTGAACGCGAACTACATGATGGCGCGGTTGAAGGAAGAGTATGACCTTCCCTTCGACCAGACCTGCATGCATGAGTGCGTGTTTTCCGCGAGCCGGCAGGTGCAAAACGGCGTGCATGCCATTGACGTCGCGAAGTACCTCATCGACCGGGGCTTCCATCCGCCGACCGTGTACTTCCCGCTCAACGTCAAGGAGGCGATCATGATCGAGCCGACCGAGACCGAGAGCAAGCAGACCATGGATGCCTTTATCGAGGTGATGCTGGAGGCAGCCAGGATGGCCAAGGACGATCCGGAGCGTCTGCACGAGGCGCCGGTCACCACCCCCGTGGGGCGGCTCGACGAAACCCGCGCCGCAAGAATGCAGCAGGTGTGCTGCGAATAA
- a CDS encoding aldo/keto reductase, with the protein MQKRKLGKSGLEVSALGLGCMGMSFSYGPPKNKQEMIALLRTAVERGVTFFDTAEVYGPFINEDLVGEALAPLRNQVVIATKFGFDIAPGKDPRGMKGATPGLNSRPEHIREVAEASLKRLKTDVIDLFYQHRVDPDVPIEEVAGAVKQLIQEGKVKHFGLSEAGVQTIRRAHAVQPVTALQNEYSLWWRRPEAEILPTLEELGIGLVAYSPLGKGFLTGKIDANTTFDSTDFRTTLPRFTPEARQANQALVDLLGEIAAQKKATPAQIALAWLLAQKPWIVPIPGTTKLERLDENNGAVDINLSADDLHQIDSAAAKIHVEGDRYPEMLEKLTNK; encoded by the coding sequence ATGCAAAAGCGCAAACTGGGGAAAAGCGGGCTGGAAGTTTCCGCCCTGGGTTTAGGCTGCATGGGAATGAGCTTCTCGTATGGCCCCCCAAAGAATAAGCAGGAGATGATTGCCCTGCTGCGAACGGCGGTGGAGCGCGGCGTCACCTTCTTCGATACCGCCGAAGTCTACGGCCCGTTCATCAACGAGGACCTGGTTGGCGAGGCGCTCGCCCCCCTGCGGAACCAGGTGGTGATTGCGACCAAGTTCGGCTTCGACATCGCTCCCGGTAAGGACCCGAGGGGGATGAAGGGAGCGACACCGGGATTGAACAGCCGGCCGGAGCACATCCGCGAGGTCGCCGAAGCCTCCCTGAAGCGGCTCAAGACCGACGTCATCGACCTTTTCTACCAGCACAGGGTCGACCCCGACGTGCCTATCGAAGAAGTGGCGGGGGCGGTGAAGCAGCTGATACAGGAAGGTAAAGTAAAGCACTTCGGCCTCTCCGAGGCGGGCGTGCAGACCATCCGTCGCGCCCATGCGGTGCAGCCGGTTACGGCCTTGCAGAACGAATACTCGCTGTGGTGGCGCCGTCCCGAGGCGGAGATCCTTCCCACGCTGGAAGAACTGGGCATCGGCCTGGTCGCTTACAGCCCGCTGGGCAAGGGATTCCTGACGGGGAAGATCGACGCCAACACCACCTTCGACAGCACCGACTTCCGCACCACTCTCCCCCGCTTCACCCCCGAGGCGCGCCAGGCGAACCAGGCCCTGGTGGACCTGCTCGGGGAAATCGCCGCCCAGAAGAAGGCAACACCGGCGCAGATCGCCCTCGCCTGGCTGCTGGCGCAAAAGCCGTGGATCGTGCCTATCCCGGGAACAACCAAGCTGGAGCGTCTGGACGAGAACAACGGCGCCGTCGACATCAACCTGAGCGCGGACGACCTGCACCAGATTGACTCCGCCGCAGCAAAGATCCACGTCGAGGGGGATCGCTACCCCGAGATGCTGGAAAAGCTCACCAACAAGTAA
- a CDS encoding TlpA family protein disulfide reductase, which produces MKKQMQLKKYLARITPLALAGLLLFTQPAAAILQKGDPAPPIKLTTTSGQPITLNNYKGYVLVMDFFATWCIPCKESIPHLNSLKAKYGKQGLQVLGVSVDEGSDHDVKNFINERRISYPVAIAGEDMQTEYGLRSIPTVFVINKKGVVVERFQGFSDQTAKTMEDTIKRLLAE; this is translated from the coding sequence ATGAAAAAGCAGATGCAGTTGAAGAAATACCTGGCGAGGATCACTCCCCTGGCACTGGCAGGCCTGCTGCTCTTCACGCAACCCGCCGCCGCCATACTACAAAAAGGTGACCCCGCTCCCCCGATCAAGCTGACCACAACTTCCGGCCAGCCGATCACCCTGAACAATTACAAGGGGTACGTACTGGTGATGGACTTCTTCGCCACTTGGTGCATTCCCTGTAAAGAATCCATACCCCACCTGAACTCGCTGAAAGCCAAGTACGGTAAGCAGGGGCTGCAGGTGCTGGGTGTCAGCGTCGATGAAGGAAGCGACCACGACGTCAAGAACTTCATCAACGAGCGCAGGATCAGCTACCCGGTCGCCATAGCAGGCGAGGACATGCAGACCGAATACGGACTGCGCTCCATCCCCACCGTCTTCGTCATCAACAAGAAGGGCGTGGTCGTGGAAAGGTTCCAGGGCTTCTCGGACCAGACCGCCAAGACCATGGAAGATACTATCAAGAGACTGCTCGCCGAATAG
- a CDS encoding AraC family transcriptional regulator has product MEKAIGSLRRSVARWTEQGEMFTTPVPGLSLFRREEVTEPASGIYEPSVCLVAQGAKRIQLGDETLIYDANHFLITSVHLPTVVQIIEASPEKPYLGLRLMLDLREVSQLMLDSNLPQPRTQQSSRGMAVGEVSLPLISAFQRLLDLLDEEKDVPILAPMIQREIIYRLLVGDQGARLRQIASAGSQSQQIARAIDWLKGNFANPLRIDELATKVNMSTSTFHHHFRSLTAMSPLQYQKMLRLNEARRLMLTERLDATTAAFNVGYESASQFSREYSRLFGTPPLRDITHLRRMATGDLPSSVSA; this is encoded by the coding sequence ATGGAAAAAGCCATTGGAAGTTTGAGGCGGAGCGTTGCCCGATGGACCGAACAGGGCGAGATGTTCACAACGCCGGTCCCTGGGTTGTCGCTGTTCAGAAGGGAAGAAGTGACCGAACCGGCGAGCGGCATCTATGAGCCAAGTGTTTGCCTGGTTGCCCAAGGAGCCAAGCGCATTCAGCTCGGTGATGAGACCTTGATTTACGACGCCAATCACTTCCTGATCACGTCGGTGCATCTACCTACGGTGGTGCAGATCATCGAGGCCAGCCCGGAGAAGCCGTACCTTGGTCTGCGGCTGATGCTTGACCTGCGCGAGGTCTCCCAACTCATGCTGGACAGCAACCTCCCCCAGCCTCGCACCCAGCAGTCCAGCCGCGGCATGGCGGTTGGCGAGGTGAGCTTACCGCTCATAAGCGCCTTCCAGCGTTTGCTCGACCTGCTTGACGAGGAGAAGGACGTCCCGATTCTCGCGCCGATGATCCAGCGCGAGATCATCTACCGGCTATTGGTTGGCGACCAGGGGGCACGCCTGCGGCAGATTGCTTCGGCGGGAAGCCAGAGCCAGCAGATCGCCCGGGCGATCGACTGGCTCAAGGGGAACTTCGCCAACCCGTTGCGCATCGACGAGCTGGCGACCAAGGTCAACATGAGCACTTCCACCTTTCACCACCACTTCCGGAGTCTGACAGCGATGAGCCCGTTGCAGTACCAGAAGATGCTGCGCCTGAACGAGGCCCGGCGCCTGATGCTGACAGAACGCCTCGACGCGACCACGGCCGCCTTCAACGTCGGCTATGAGAGCGCCTCGCAGTTCAGCCGGGAGTACAGCCGTCTCTTCGGTACGCCGCCGCTTAGGGACATCACCCATTTGCGCCGCATGGCCACCGGTGATCTGCCAAGCTCGGTTTCCGCGTGA